The following is a genomic window from Pseudomonas lurida.
AGAAGCTCCAGACAGCCGTCCCGAAGACCCAGATATAGCCAACTTTATATGGCCACACCACCCAACGCTTAAGCGCTAAAGGAACTGCCGCTAATTCAGCCTTCGTCACAATACCGGCTTCCACATAGCGCTTTGAGTCTGAGAAAAACTCAGAAATAAGCAACATGCGATATTGCCTGTCGATCCACTGGTTTCGCCTCCAAAATCGCTTATTGTCTTGAACCCTTTCGTTCTGACAGAAATAACTTTCCACCTCATCGAGCTTTGCATATTCCGCAAAAATCATCAGTCCCAAGACAACAAACGTCCCGACAAACACCACGATGGTGTAGATGAGAAAAAAATCCATGGTTAGGCTCCCTCAGGCAGGAATATCAAATCCCCATCGACTTCCATGATCTCTCCTCCCAAAAACGCCCCAGCACTACCGACCCCATCACCTCCCACATACCCTCCCGCTGAGCCTCCGATTATTCCGCAGGCGAGTTCACCTTTTCCCTTCATGCGAATACCTAGGAACATTGTGCATGCCCTTCGAGCGGCTCCGGCACCGAGTCTTCCCAAAAGGGCAGCTCCTGAGACTCCACCTGCCAACCTCCCCGTCTCCACATACTTCGCCCTTCTACACTGCGCCTCCCTCCCCTCCACACACGCCTCCTTGATCTCCAACCCCGCCACCCCCACATCCAGCGCCAACCCCACATAGGTCCCTTTGCCCAACCACTTCGACATCTGCGCAATCTCCCGCATGCGCATGGCATACCCCGCGATCTCACCTTTATGCAGATAGCTCTTGGTCGACAGGCCCAACACCTTTTTCAACGACTCATTACCCTGCAACCCCGTCCCCAACCGCGCCGCGCCTTGCAGTTGCACTTCCAGCCGCCGGAACAACGCCTGGCGCTGCTGAATAAACGTAGCCCTGTCCAACGCACCGTCCTTCAACCGCTGATGCAACCGCTCGATCTCCTCCAGCGTCTGCGCCACGTCATCCAGATGCCGCGCCCAGGCTGATGTCGCACTGCCGACGCCAATCGAGGCATTCGCCATAAAACTCTGCAGCAAGTCATAGTTGGCGATCATCGCCGTGCCAGCCGCTGCATTCAGTTCCAGGTGTCGTCGGACCTCTTCGGCATGGCGCATCAACCAGGCCTCCTCGACCGAGCAACTCACGCGGTGGCTGTCGGGGATAATCACCAGTTGACCCGGCGCGACCAGGCCGGGCCGCAAGTGCCGGTTCAGCACATCAAAATGATCGGAACGCGGTCGGCTCAGGGCATTGCCCATCATTCGGGATTTGAGGCTGTGATAGTCCGTTGCGCGCTCGTTGATATAGCTCTGCGCCATGCTTTACATCCAGGATGCAATGAAAATGGCGTCGAAATATAAGCAAGCACCTACGCCCCGGACACACGTCCAGGGGGGGCTGATTCACATTTGGGAAGCTGCCTACACAGCGAAGAAATAGAACCTACAAAAACAACCCTAATACCCAGTCATCTCCAGGTAACCCACCCCGCCTTCGAACTGCACAGGTCCTTCCCAGTAGGGAATACTCAGGTTCATCCAGGCGTTCGGGTTAACGGCCCGAGTGGTGATATCCAGCTGTTTGCCGGGGATCTTCAGCGACCAGCGAGTAGGAATCTGACGCCCGTCAATGGCGGTGGTGTCCAGCGGTGTCAGTTGGATATCTGCATTGTGCAGCGTCTGGGTACGCCCTTCGCGATCAATCCAAGTGCCGGTCAGGTACGACGCACCGTCGGTTTGCCGCACACGGAACAGCATCAACTGCTCGCCTCGGTCCAGGTGCAGGGAGAACCAGTCCCAGCCGGTCTGGCTGGCGGTCAGCGGTTGGCTGCTCCATTCGCGGTCCAGCCAGGCCGGGCCGGTGACTTGATACACCTTGCCGTCAATGCTGACGCTTCCGCTGGCGTTGAAAAACGGCTGGCTGTAGTAGTACGACGCCTGGCCCTGGTCGGATTTGCGGCTATAGCCGTTGTCGCCTTGCAGCACCAGCGGACGGCTGGAGGTCAGGTGCAGGTCGTAGGCGAATTGAGTGCCGCTGGCCTTGAGTTGCATATCCGTCAGGCTGCTTGTCGCACCGGGACGGGTGGCGAAATTCCAGTCGTCGATCCAGGCGTTGAACGGCACCGCCTGGGCCCCGGCCTGGCCGACGCCACCGCGCGCGTAACGCTCGGCGGCATAGTGGTGGGTGGCCGACGTAACGGCTGCGTGGCCAAGCCAGACCGTCGGATCCTGCCAGCCCGCGTGCATCGGCCCGGCCTTGAGGGCATTGCGAAACAGTGTCCATTGCACGCCGAATACATGGCCCTGTTCATCCTTGAGGTTGGCGGTGACGTACCACCACTCGATACGAAAACCTTCGTGAGAGCCATGATCCTCGGGGAAGCTGAACACTCTGCCAGGCAGCACTTGGGCGAACTGCGACGCGTCGCTGCCCAAACCGGCGAAGCTTTCCTGTGGCGCGGGGACTTTGTCGCAAGCGACCAGTAACAGAAACACCCACGGCAGGCACTTAATCTTCATTGGCAAACGTCCTCAACAAGTCCGCAGGACGGCTGCGGTACAACTGCCACAACGGCCAGGCCGAGGCCAGCAAGGTGGCGAGCATTGCCAACCCGAGCAATTGCGCCAGCTGCCACGGAAACACCTGCAACGGCAGGCGCCAGCCAAAGGCCTGCACATTGATCACCGCATCCAGGCACCACGCCAGCAACAGGCCAAGCGGCAACGCCAGGACCAGGGTGAGCACTGCCAGCAGCCAGGTCTGGCCCAGGTTGAGCAGCATCAATTGCCGGCGCGTGACGCCCAGTGCCCACAGCGGGGCGAGTTGGCCAAGGCGGCTCTGGCTCTGGGTCAGCAGGCTGATAAACAGCGCCACACCGGCCACGCCCAACGTCAGGCTGTTCAGGGCTGCAGTGGCGGCGAAGGTGCGTTCGAACACCTGGCTCGACCAACCCTTGAGTTGTTGCTGGTCGACGATACGGCTGTCTTCCAGGGCAAAGGCGCGTTGCACCTCGCGCACCAGCGGGGCCACCTCCGCCGGCGACACCCGCAGGTTGAAACGCGCCGGTGACAGCGTCGGCCAGTGGGCCAGCAGGTGTTGGGCGTTGACCAGCACATGGCCCTTGGGGTTGCCGTAGTCGGCGTAGATACCCACCACTTTCGGCGCCCACACACCTTGGGGCGTAGGAATACTCACGCTGTCGCCCAGCCTCACGTCGAGCCGACGCGCCAGTTGCTCGCTGAGCATCAGGGTATCGTCGTGCAGCAACTGATCCCAGGGTTCACTTGCCGCCTCCAGCAGCGGCCAATGCTGGCGATAGGTGGGGTCGTCGACCACGCCAAACAGGTCCGCCGGCCAGCCCTGCAATTGCACCGCGACCTCCCAGGTGGGCAGCACGGTCTGTACACGGGGCTGTTGCGCCAGCCAGGTACTGAGTTGTTCAGCCTGGGCCGGGGTTTGTGGGTTTAGATACAGCTCGGCCGTCAGGCGTTGCTCCAGCCAGTTGTTGAAGGTGTGACGAAAACCCGAGGTCATGGAGCCGGCACCGATATTCGCAGCCAGGGCCAGGAGCAACGCCATCAGGGCCAGGCTCAAGGCCGGCAATTGCTGGCGGCAGTCCGCGAGAAACCATTGGCCGAGCACCGAGCGGCTGCGCCCCAGCACAGCCTTGAGCAGGCCATTGAGCACCACCGGCAAACCGAGGGCGGCCCCAAGGAGCAACGCCGCCATCAGCACAAAACCGGCCGCCAGGCTGTTGCCCAGCCACAGCGCCAACAACGCGATCAACAGTGCCGCACCGGCCACCCAGCCTTGGCGACGCAACCAACGGCCATGCGCCTCATGCCAGGCCTGGGCGTTGGCCAGCGCCAGCAATGGCAAGCGCGCTGCCCGCCACAGGCTGCTCGCACCGGCTAGCAAGGCACCGAGCAAGCTCAAGCCCAACCCAGCGCCCCACCACCAGGGACTGAGGCTCAACTGGCCCGGCACCTCGGCGCCATACAACCCGCGCAGGCTGGCGGCCACATCCGGCAGCAACAGGCTGGCCAGCAGGTAACCGCTGGCCACACCGAGCACGCCGCCGAGCAACGAGAGCACGCCCAACTCCACGCCAAGGCTGGCAATCAACATCCGCACGCTGACGCCACAGGCCCGCAGCGTACGCAGCAACCCGCGCCGTTGCTCCAGGGCCAGGCCGATGGCGGCGTGCACGATGAACAGCCCGACCACGAAGGACAGGACACCCAGTGCATCGAGGTTCAGGTGAAAGCTCTCGGTGAGGCGTGCAAGGTTATTGTCCTCGCCCTGCTTGAGCTGCAACCCGGCGGGCGGCGTGGGATGGCCTGCGGCGAATGCCTTGTCCACCAGCAGGCGCGACAGGCGACCCGGCATTTCCAGCAGCGGTTGGGCAAAACCGATATCAGTGAGCAACAGGCCGGGGGCCATGTCCGCTTGAGTTTGCAGCGGCGGCAATAGGTGCCCGCCCAGGGTGATAGGCCGCTCACCTTCGCGCAACCCCAGGGCCTGCAAGGTCTGTGGCGCGATCCAGGTGCGCCCTGGCGGGTCGAAGAACGCCAGCATCTGCGCCTGGCTCAAGCGCTGCCCCGCCACCGCGCCACTGCCGGGCAACGACACGGGGTCGATGCCCATCAATTGCAGGCGGGCTTCTTCCTGCCCCTTGAGTCGAACCCGCCCTTGCACCACCGGCGACACTGGCCAGCCGGCACGACGCAATTGGGCAAACAACGCTTGGGGAACACTGGCACCGTCCGGCGCGCTGAGACTGGCCTGGGGTTCACCACCGATCAATTGGCTGGCACGCGCATAGCTGTCGCGCGCCTGATTGTTGAGGGCTTGCACACCAATCAGCAGCGCGGTCGCCAGCCACAAACCGGTGAGCACGCTGAAAAACTGCACGGGATGCCGCCGCCAGTGGCTGAGCAGCGCGCGTAATGTCCAGTAGAACACCGCCATCTCAGGCGACGCCTGTGGGGACGACACGACCGCGATGCAGCACCACCTGCCGGCCCAGTCGTGCGGCGATGCGTGGGCTGTGAGTGACCATCAACAGGCTGGTGGGGCTGTCGCGCAACAGGTCCAGCAACAGTTGCAGCACTTCATCGCTGGTGCCTTCATCAAGGTTGCCGGTGGGTTCATCAGCCAACAACAACCCTGGTCGCGACGCCAGCGCGCGCCCGACCGCCACCCGTTGTTGCTGGCCACCGGAGAGTTGTTCCGGGTAGCGCTTGAGCAGGTCGCCCAGTCCCAGGCGCTCCACCAACTGTGCCTGCCATTGCGGGTCAAAACGCCCTGCCAACCGCGCCTGGAACGCCAGGTTGTCCTCGACCCGCAGGCTGCCGATCAGGTTGAACTGCTGGAACACCAGGCCGATTTCAGTGCGTCGCCAATGGGCCAGTTGCGCTTCGCTGAGCTGGTCGAGACGTTGCGCGCCAACCTGGATGCTGCCGCCATCCACCCGGTCAAGCCCGGCCACCAGGTGCAACAGGGTGCTCTTGCCACTGCCCGACTCGCCCATCAATGCCAGGCTGCTGCGCTCGGCCAGGTGCAGGTCCACCCCTGCCAATACCGCCAGCGGCCCTTGGGGAGTGGCATAGCTTTTAAACACCTCGTGCACCTGCAACATGGCAACTCTCATTTGATGGGCGGCAATCGAGAATAACGGCTGCCGCTCAGGGCCATGCAAATTTTTCACATGGATTTCACCGGTTACCCACCCCTGCCACTTTAAATTGCCGCCCAAGGGTCATTGGTCGGCAACTTGTTAGTTGCCCTGACTGGCAACTTTTAACCGCCCTATGTTCAGCGTAAAGACAGCCTGCCTGTGACAGCCTCCTGCTTCACCGCGGGTATTCGCCAACACCTTGAACCCAACTCATTACAACGCTGACAACGATGCCCATGGTGAATGAAGTGGTTGACCTTACCCTGACCAAACCGCGTTCGCGCCGGGCCTTTATCAAGCGCCTGCGACCGCTGTGGCTGGGGATCCTGGTGATCGGATTGCTGTGCGCTGGCAGCCTGCTGTGGCACGCCTCGCCACGAGACCTGGGCGTTGGCAACCGCCTGCTGACCTCCCAAGTGCTGCCCCTGTGGCGCGATGGCGACCTGATCGTACTGGTACGCCACGAAGAGCGCTGCGACCGCTCGACCAACCCCTGCCTGGGTCCCATGGAAGGCCTCACGGCCAGCGGCAGCCAGCAAGCCGAAACACTGGGTAGAGCCTTTAAAACATTGGGCATGGAGGGCAGCGATGTGCTTGCCAGCCCGGCCATCCGCACCGCCCAGACCTTGCGGTTCATGTTCGGTAAAAACGAATTGACCTCAGGCCAGCAAGCCGTCTGCGGCGCGGCCATGGGCGAGGAACTGCTCAGCCACAAAACCCCGGGGCGCAACCTGGTTTTCGTCACTCACAGCGGCTGCATTGCCGACTTTGAAAGCACCCTGGGCTTTCCCCATGCGACGTTCCCCCAGTACGGCAGCGCCCTGTTCGTGCAGGTGCTGCCCAATGGCAAATTCAAGGCCTTGGGCATCGTCAATAACTCGGACTGGCCCACCGCACTGAAACAACTCTAACAACTTACCCGTGCGCCCTGTTCAGCAAAAAGACAGCCCTGCTCTGGCATGTTGAGTTGCGCCTTTTAACTAAGCACTTCATGAAGACCTTCTGCAACTCAGTGAACGCTGTGAATCCTTTCGCTATTACTTCATTACTTCTAACCTCTGCCACTAAACGTCAGGGAGCGACGTTTTCATGACCCGATTAAAACCCCTGCCCGTATTATTACTGGCCGTTGTCGCGTTTTACCTGTTGCCCCTGGGCCTGCACGGTTTATGGACGCCCGACGAAACCCGCTACGCCCAGATCAGCCAGGAAATGCTCCAGAGCGGCAACTGGGTGGCGCCACATTTCATGGGTATCCGCTACTTCGAGAAACCCGCCGGCGGCTACTGGTTGATCGCCCTTGGCCAGGCCGTGTTTGGGCAGAATCTGTTCGGCGTGCGCATCGCCTCGGCCCTCACGACTGGGCTGAGCGTGCTGTTGGCCTACCTGATCGCTCGTCGCCTATGGAGCGACCCGCGCAAAAGTTTCGCCTGCGCCCTGCTCTACCTGAGCTTCGGCCTGGTGGCGGGGCAAGCGGGCTATTCCAATCTCGATCCGCAATTCACCCTGTGGGTCAACCTCAGCCTGGTAGCCTTGTGGTATGCGTTGGACAGCACCACGACACGTGGCCGCCTGGGCGCCTGGACAGTGCTGGGCCTGGCCTGTGGCATGGGGTTCCTGACCAAGGGTTTCCTGGCCTGGGCCCTGCCAGTGCTGATCGCCGTCCCCTACATGCTCTGGCAGCGGCGCCTGGGCGAACTGCTGCGCTATGGCCCGCTGGCCATAGCGGTTGCCGTGTTGGTGTGCTTGCCGTGGATGCTGGCGATCCATCTGCAGGAACCGGACTTCTGGCGCTTCTTTTTCTGGAATGAACACATTCGCCGCTTCAGTG
Proteins encoded in this region:
- a CDS encoding ABC transporter permease, which codes for MAVFYWTLRALLSHWRRHPVQFFSVLTGLWLATALLIGVQALNNQARDSYARASQLIGGEPQASLSAPDGASVPQALFAQLRRAGWPVSPVVQGRVRLKGQEEARLQLMGIDPVSLPGSGAVAGQRLSQAQMLAFFDPPGRTWIAPQTLQALGLREGERPITLGGHLLPPLQTQADMAPGLLLTDIGFAQPLLEMPGRLSRLLVDKAFAAGHPTPPAGLQLKQGEDNNLARLTESFHLNLDALGVLSFVVGLFIVHAAIGLALEQRRGLLRTLRACGVSVRMLIASLGVELGVLSLLGGVLGVASGYLLASLLLPDVAASLRGLYGAEVPGQLSLSPWWWGAGLGLSLLGALLAGASSLWRAARLPLLALANAQAWHEAHGRWLRRQGWVAGAALLIALLALWLGNSLAAGFVLMAALLLGAALGLPVVLNGLLKAVLGRSRSVLGQWFLADCRQQLPALSLALMALLLALAANIGAGSMTSGFRHTFNNWLEQRLTAELYLNPQTPAQAEQLSTWLAQQPRVQTVLPTWEVAVQLQGWPADLFGVVDDPTYRQHWPLLEAASEPWDQLLHDDTLMLSEQLARRLDVRLGDSVSIPTPQGVWAPKVVGIYADYGNPKGHVLVNAQHLLAHWPTLSPARFNLRVSPAEVAPLVREVQRAFALEDSRIVDQQQLKGWSSQVFERTFAATAALNSLTLGVAGVALFISLLTQSQSRLGQLAPLWALGVTRRQLMLLNLGQTWLLAVLTLVLALPLGLLLAWCLDAVINVQAFGWRLPLQVFPWQLAQLLGLAMLATLLASAWPLWQLYRSRPADLLRTFANED
- a CDS encoding lipopolysaccharide core heptose(II)-phosphate phosphatase PmrG — translated: MVNEVVDLTLTKPRSRRAFIKRLRPLWLGILVIGLLCAGSLLWHASPRDLGVGNRLLTSQVLPLWRDGDLIVLVRHEERCDRSTNPCLGPMEGLTASGSQQAETLGRAFKTLGMEGSDVLASPAIRTAQTLRFMFGKNELTSGQQAVCGAAMGEELLSHKTPGRNLVFVTHSGCIADFESTLGFPHATFPQYGSALFVQVLPNGKFKALGIVNNSDWPTALKQL
- a CDS encoding lipocalin-like domain-containing protein — translated: MKIKCLPWVFLLLVACDKVPAPQESFAGLGSDASQFAQVLPGRVFSFPEDHGSHEGFRIEWWYVTANLKDEQGHVFGVQWTLFRNALKAGPMHAGWQDPTVWLGHAAVTSATHHYAAERYARGGVGQAGAQAVPFNAWIDDWNFATRPGATSSLTDMQLKASGTQFAYDLHLTSSRPLVLQGDNGYSRKSDQGQASYYYSQPFFNASGSVSIDGKVYQVTGPAWLDREWSSQPLTASQTGWDWFSLHLDRGEQLMLFRVRQTDGASYLTGTWIDREGRTQTLHNADIQLTPLDTTAIDGRQIPTRWSLKIPGKQLDITTRAVNPNAWMNLSIPYWEGPVQFEGGVGYLEMTGY
- a CDS encoding ABC transporter ATP-binding protein, giving the protein MLQVHEVFKSYATPQGPLAVLAGVDLHLAERSSLALMGESGSGKSTLLHLVAGLDRVDGGSIQVGAQRLDQLSEAQLAHWRRTEIGLVFQQFNLIGSLRVEDNLAFQARLAGRFDPQWQAQLVERLGLGDLLKRYPEQLSGGQQQRVAVGRALASRPGLLLADEPTGNLDEGTSDEVLQLLLDLLRDSPTSLLMVTHSPRIAARLGRQVVLHRGRVVPTGVA